One Citricoccus sp. K5 DNA window includes the following coding sequences:
- the cmk gene encoding (d)CMP kinase: MTETTTPTGPQLPSQRLVVAVDGPSGSGKSSVSRAIARRLGAAYLDTGAMYRAVAWHCRHQGVLDDPDAVVAAVQDMDLVLSVDPDHERVVVGTEDITEAIREPGISAVVSVVATNRAVRELLVARQRAEIDAHRKIVAEGRDITTVVAPDADARILLTASAEARAARRAAQLGGTVEAKDLAEQVSGRDAKDSTVVDFMSPSDGVGLVDSTELDFEATIEAMLAEITRQQSNRTTKQTTNPEGDRA, translated from the coding sequence ATGACCGAGACGACAACCCCGACCGGGCCCCAGCTCCCGAGTCAGCGCCTCGTCGTGGCCGTGGACGGGCCCTCCGGCTCCGGCAAGTCCTCGGTCTCCCGGGCCATCGCCCGCCGGCTCGGAGCCGCCTACCTGGACACCGGCGCCATGTACCGGGCCGTCGCGTGGCACTGCCGCCATCAGGGCGTCCTCGACGACCCTGACGCGGTCGTCGCCGCGGTCCAGGACATGGACTTGGTCCTGTCCGTGGATCCGGACCACGAACGCGTGGTGGTGGGCACCGAGGACATCACCGAGGCCATCCGCGAACCCGGCATCTCCGCCGTCGTGTCCGTGGTGGCCACCAACCGTGCCGTGCGCGAGCTGCTCGTGGCCCGCCAGCGAGCAGAGATCGACGCGCACCGCAAGATCGTGGCCGAGGGGCGGGACATCACCACCGTGGTGGCTCCCGACGCCGACGCGCGGATCCTGCTCACCGCGTCCGCCGAGGCACGCGCTGCCCGCCGCGCCGCCCAGCTGGGAGGCACCGTGGAGGCGAAGGACCTGGCCGAGCAGGTGTCCGGCCGGGACGCCAAGGACTCCACCGTGGTGGACTTCATGAGCCCGTCCGACGGGGTGGGCCTGGTGGACTCCACCGAGCTCGATTTCGAGGCGACCATCGAGGCCATGCTGGCCGAGATCACCCGCCAACAGTCCAACCGGACGACCAAGCAGACGACCAACCCGGAAGGGGACCGCGCATGA
- a CDS encoding prephenate dehydrogenase translates to MAPRGIPEPVLIRGTGLLGTSIGLGLRSAGADTYLSDPSPSAQAVAVDIGAGQAFPEDLTAAPSPGVVVVAAPPDVAGQVVIDSLVRFPGAVVLDIASVKGAIRREVDAAVVGGHLTPAQAARYVGTHPMAGRERSGPVAARGALFTAAPWVVCATGDTSPEAVSVAEEIARVLGATVHRMSAEDHDASVALISHLPQIAASLVSSRLQETPAQSLALSGNGLRDTTRIAASDPQLWVQILAANAPDILEILYGVREDLDRLISTMEEPTAPGARLDIAQLIAEGNAGHARIPGKHGAPPQAFAVVTVIVDDTPGQISAVLQDVGEAGVNVEDLRMDHSAGHEVGMLEISVLPGRKQDLTDALTAQGWKVV, encoded by the coding sequence ATGGCTCCACGGGGTATCCCCGAACCGGTGCTGATCCGCGGAACCGGGCTGCTGGGCACCTCCATCGGCCTCGGCCTGCGGTCCGCCGGTGCGGACACGTACCTCTCCGATCCCTCCCCTTCGGCCCAGGCGGTCGCCGTGGACATCGGTGCCGGACAGGCCTTCCCGGAGGACCTCACGGCAGCCCCGTCTCCGGGCGTCGTCGTGGTGGCCGCGCCGCCGGATGTCGCCGGGCAGGTCGTCATCGATTCCCTCGTTCGGTTCCCCGGCGCCGTCGTGCTGGACATCGCCTCCGTCAAGGGGGCGATCCGGCGCGAGGTGGACGCCGCCGTCGTGGGCGGGCATCTGACGCCGGCACAGGCCGCACGGTACGTGGGCACCCACCCCATGGCCGGGCGCGAACGCTCCGGTCCGGTGGCCGCCCGCGGTGCCTTGTTCACCGCCGCCCCCTGGGTGGTCTGCGCGACGGGGGATACCTCGCCGGAGGCCGTGTCCGTCGCGGAGGAGATCGCCCGGGTGCTCGGGGCCACCGTGCACCGGATGTCCGCCGAGGACCACGATGCCTCGGTGGCCCTGATCTCGCACCTGCCGCAGATCGCCGCCTCCCTGGTGTCATCCCGGCTGCAGGAGACCCCGGCCCAGTCCCTGGCCCTGTCCGGCAACGGGCTGCGGGACACCACCCGCATCGCGGCGTCGGATCCGCAGCTGTGGGTGCAGATCCTGGCGGCCAACGCGCCGGACATCCTGGAGATCCTCTACGGGGTGCGCGAGGACCTGGACCGGCTGATCTCCACCATGGAGGAGCCCACGGCTCCCGGTGCCCGGCTGGACATCGCCCAGCTGATCGCCGAGGGCAACGCCGGCCACGCCCGGATCCCCGGCAAGCACGGGGCCCCGCCGCAGGCCTTCGCCGTGGTCACCGTCATCGTGGACGACACCCCGGGGCAGATCTCCGCCGTCCTGCAGGATGTGGGGGAGGCTGGCGTCAACGTGGAGGACCTGCGCATGGACCACTCGGCCGGCCACGAGGTCGGGATGCTGGAGATCTCCGTGCTGCCGGGCCGCAAACAGGATCTGACGGACGCGCTGACAGCGCAGGGATGGAAGGTGGTCTGA
- a CDS encoding pseudouridine synthase encodes MNDRKPGGSGKKNNSHRGTPQPSKPQQGKPGKGQSSPGQRKSWGTPGPGQRGGPFREDSQKGYDRNLGAARKPVRPNRAQRDQNFSSVHTPEGVRLQKVMASAGVASRRVCEDLIAEGRVEVDGKVVTETGIRVDPDTAVIHVDGLRLQLDTTLRYFAFNKPRGVVSTMDDPDGRPCISDYLKKGKYDSTRLFHVGRLDTETEGLLLLTNDGELANRLTHPSFEIPKTYLVQVHGPMAKGVGAQLKEGMQLEDGFAQVDSFKLVDSTPGHVLVEVVMHSGKNRIVRRMFKEVGYPVERLVRVKFGPIGLGDQKQGTIRQMGRQEQGHLMAAVNL; translated from the coding sequence ATGAATGACCGCAAGCCGGGAGGCTCCGGAAAGAAGAACAACAGCCACCGCGGCACACCGCAGCCGAGCAAGCCGCAGCAGGGCAAGCCCGGCAAGGGCCAGTCCTCCCCGGGGCAGCGCAAGTCCTGGGGCACCCCGGGACCCGGGCAGAGGGGCGGGCCGTTCCGCGAGGACTCCCAGAAGGGATACGACCGCAACCTCGGAGCGGCCCGGAAGCCAGTCCGCCCCAACCGCGCCCAGCGGGACCAGAACTTCTCGTCGGTCCACACCCCCGAGGGGGTGCGCCTGCAAAAGGTCATGGCCTCCGCCGGGGTGGCCTCCCGCCGTGTCTGTGAGGACCTCATCGCCGAGGGGCGCGTGGAGGTGGACGGCAAGGTCGTCACCGAGACCGGTATCCGCGTGGATCCGGACACGGCGGTCATCCATGTGGACGGCCTCCGCCTGCAGCTGGACACCACCCTGCGGTACTTCGCATTCAACAAGCCCCGCGGCGTCGTCTCCACCATGGACGATCCCGATGGCCGGCCGTGCATCTCCGACTACCTCAAGAAGGGCAAGTACGACTCGACGCGCCTCTTCCATGTGGGCCGTCTGGACACCGAGACCGAGGGGCTGTTGTTGTTGACCAACGACGGCGAACTGGCCAACCGGCTGACCCATCCGAGTTTCGAGATCCCCAAGACCTACCTCGTCCAGGTCCACGGCCCGATGGCCAAGGGCGTCGGCGCGCAGCTCAAGGAGGGCATGCAGCTCGAGGACGGCTTCGCCCAGGTGGACTCGTTCAAGCTGGTGGACTCCACTCCGGGCCACGTGCTGGTGGAGGTCGTCATGCACTCCGGCAAGAACCGGATCGTGCGCCGCATGTTCAAGGAGGTCGGATACCCGGTCGAGCGCCTCGTCCGGGTGAAGTTCGGGCCGATCGGCCTCGGCGACCAGAAGCAGGGCACCATCCGCCAGATGGGCCGCCAGGAACAGGGCCACCTCATGGCCGCTGTGAACCTGTGA
- the scpB gene encoding SMC-Scp complex subunit ScpB encodes MSEPEDVRGQLEAVLMVVDEPVTVAQLAEATGAEARQVADVLSALASDYDGLSGSPRRGFELRELAGGWRIYSRPAHAEVVERFIVEGQTARLTQAALETLAVVAYLQPVTRSRVAGIRGVNSDSVMRTLVSRGLVAEAGSDPHSGAVLYETTGYLLEMLGVGSLQELPKLSNHLPGLSELAGMDQTEFNT; translated from the coding sequence ATGAGTGAGCCCGAGGACGTGCGCGGACAACTCGAGGCCGTGCTGATGGTCGTGGACGAGCCCGTGACGGTGGCCCAACTGGCCGAGGCGACCGGTGCGGAGGCCCGGCAGGTGGCCGATGTGCTCTCTGCCCTCGCCAGCGACTATGATGGACTGTCTGGCTCCCCACGGCGCGGCTTCGAGTTGCGCGAACTTGCCGGCGGTTGGCGCATCTACTCCCGTCCAGCCCATGCAGAGGTGGTGGAGCGGTTCATCGTCGAAGGCCAGACGGCACGGTTGACCCAGGCCGCCCTGGAGACCCTGGCCGTGGTCGCCTACCTGCAACCGGTCACGCGATCCCGCGTGGCGGGAATCCGCGGCGTGAACTCCGATTCGGTCATGAGAACCCTCGTCAGCAGGGGGCTCGTGGCGGAGGCCGGCAGCGACCCGCACTCCGGGGCGGTGCTGTACGAGACCACGGGCTACCTGCTGGAGATGCTGGGGGTGGGCAGCCTCCAGGAGCTGCCCAAGCTCTCGAACCACCTGCCCGGCCTGTCGGAACTGGCCGGTATGGACCAGACTGAATTCAACACCTGA
- a CDS encoding ScpA family protein, protein MTPGAGAAAPDVDRNLAGGLSENLDAEDGVPSGFSVTLTNFAGPFDLLLSLIARRQMDITEVALAEVTDEFIAYVRTLRHEAGTGLDLEEHPGRTEGQRRRPNLAALDASSAFLVVAATLLDLKTARLLPAGTTDAEEDVALLEARDLLFARLLQYKAFRDISTLLGEKMRAEARRFPRQTTLDPRFASLLPELVWTLSPEQFGALAEDVLARTPKPAEQVSLEHLHAPPVSVREQAGLLAARLREAGRLAFRELVSDAGSTLVIVARFLALLEMFRDRAVTFDQEVPLGELVVRWDPDAPDERPDHGPEDDEEWS, encoded by the coding sequence GTGACCCCAGGCGCCGGGGCAGCCGCCCCGGACGTCGACAGGAACCTGGCCGGCGGCCTGTCCGAGAACCTGGACGCCGAGGACGGTGTCCCCTCCGGGTTCTCCGTCACCCTGACCAACTTCGCCGGACCCTTCGACCTGCTGCTCTCCCTCATCGCCCGCCGCCAGATGGACATCACCGAGGTGGCGCTGGCCGAGGTGACGGACGAGTTCATCGCCTACGTCAGGACCCTCCGGCACGAGGCCGGCACCGGGCTGGACCTCGAGGAGCATCCCGGTCGGACCGAGGGGCAGCGACGCCGGCCGAACCTGGCCGCCCTGGATGCCTCCAGCGCCTTCCTCGTGGTCGCGGCCACGCTGCTCGATCTGAAGACGGCCCGGTTGCTTCCTGCCGGCACCACGGACGCGGAGGAGGACGTGGCCCTGCTTGAGGCCCGCGACCTGCTGTTCGCCCGGTTGCTGCAGTACAAGGCCTTCCGGGACATCTCCACACTCCTGGGCGAGAAGATGCGGGCCGAGGCCCGCCGTTTTCCACGCCAGACCACACTGGATCCGCGCTTCGCGTCCCTGTTGCCGGAGCTGGTGTGGACACTGAGCCCCGAACAGTTCGGTGCGCTGGCCGAGGACGTCCTCGCCCGGACCCCGAAGCCGGCGGAACAGGTGAGCCTGGAACACCTGCACGCCCCACCCGTCTCGGTCCGCGAACAGGCCGGCCTGCTGGCCGCCCGGTTGCGTGAGGCCGGCCGGCTCGCCTTCCGCGAGTTGGTGTCCGACGCCGGCTCCACCCTCGTGATCGTCGCCCGTTTCCTCGCGCTGTTGGAGATGTTCCGGGACCGCGCCGTCACCTTCGACCAGGAGGTCCCGTTGGGCGAGTTGGTGGTCCGGTGGGACCCGGACGCCCCTGATGAGAGGCCGGACCACGGTCCGGAAGACGACGAGGAGTGGTCATGA
- a CDS encoding ParA family protein, whose amino-acid sequence MITGDPVIGPTGRPKHEFPEPVQLESHGPARVISMVNQKGGVGKTTSTINLGAALASYGRRVLMVDFDPQGALSAGLGVSPHELDTTVYNVMMERSVTARDAIVETEFEDIDLLPANIDLSAAEVQLVNEVAREQVLERSLRQVRDDYDVILVDCQPSLGLLTVNALTASHGVIIPLTAEFFALRAVALLVETIEKIQDRINPDLEIDGVLATMFDARTLHSKEVVSRLVEAFGDRVFETVIKRSIKFADATVAAEPMTTFAQNHEGAKAYRTLARELIWRGGAP is encoded by the coding sequence GGCCCAAGCACGAATTCCCGGAGCCGGTGCAGTTGGAATCACACGGTCCAGCGCGCGTGATCTCCATGGTCAACCAGAAGGGCGGGGTCGGCAAGACGACCTCCACCATCAATCTCGGAGCCGCATTGGCCAGCTACGGCCGGCGGGTGCTCATGGTCGACTTCGACCCCCAGGGGGCCCTCTCCGCCGGCCTCGGCGTCAGCCCCCACGAACTCGACACCACCGTCTACAACGTCATGATGGAACGGTCTGTCACCGCCCGGGACGCCATCGTGGAGACGGAGTTCGAGGACATCGACCTCCTGCCGGCCAACATCGATCTCTCGGCGGCGGAGGTTCAGCTCGTCAACGAGGTGGCCCGGGAACAGGTCCTGGAACGGTCACTGCGCCAGGTCCGGGACGACTATGACGTCATCCTCGTGGACTGCCAGCCGTCCCTGGGCCTGTTGACCGTCAACGCGCTGACGGCCTCGCACGGGGTGATCATTCCGCTGACCGCCGAGTTCTTCGCCCTGCGCGCCGTGGCGCTGCTCGTGGAGACGATCGAGAAGATCCAGGACCGCATCAACCCGGACCTGGAGATCGACGGCGTGCTGGCCACCATGTTCGACGCCCGGACACTGCACTCCAAGGAGGTCGTCAGCCGCCTCGTCGAGGCCTTCGGCGACCGGGTCTTCGAGACCGTGATCAAACGCTCCATCAAGTTCGCCGATGCCACCGTGGCCGCCGAACCCATGACCACGTTCGCCCAGAATCATGAGGGTGCCAAGGCCTACCGCACGCTGGCCCGCGAGCTGATCTGGCGCGGCGGGGCGCCGTGA